In a single window of the uncultured Dysgonomonas sp. genome:
- a CDS encoding GH92 family glycosyl hydrolase, with translation MKISNVFFFICILILSACTSINNDSANKQPVDYVNPYMGNISHLLVPTYPTIHLPNSMLRVYPERADFTGDNVKGLPLIVTSHRGRSAFNLSPYQGAKENIKPVIAYSYDREKLMPYYYEVDLDDQQTHIQYAPSHQSAIYQIDFSKSETPAYLILNSKNGAIKVEDNAVSGYQKLENNTNVYIYLETEQTPVESGTWKDNAIDESQRQAEGDNAFVVLYYGDKAQTINLRYGISFISEEQAKNNLKREQKDYNVKQLADKGRAIWNEVLGKIKVNGNDDTEKSVFYTSLYRCYERPVCISEDGHYFSAFDGKVHEDGGKPFYTDDWIWDTYRATHPLRVLTEAKTEIDVINSYLLMAEQMGTNWMPTFPEITGDSRRMNSNHAVATVIDGYIKGLKGFDLEKAYIACKKGIEEKTLIPWSGAPAGWLDEFYKEHGYIPALYPGEKETVENVNSFEKRQPIAVTLGTSYDQWCLSQIAKALGKTEEADYYLKCSYNYRNVYNAETGFFHPKDKNGKFIEPFDYRYSGGMGAREYYGENNGWVYRWDVPHNVADLISLMGGNEQFIANLNHTFVEPLGKGKPEFYGQLPDHTGNVGQFSMANEPSLHIPYLYNYAGQPWKTQKRIHTLINQWFRNDLMGLPGDEDGGGTSAFVVFSMMGFYPVTPGMPVYNIGSPFFANTKMTMSNGKVFEIEALNYSGDNKYIQSATLNGKNWDKAWFSHSDIENGGKLILVMGNKPNRNWGAKDVPPSAEKL, from the coding sequence ATGAAAATCAGTAATGTATTTTTCTTCATTTGCATCCTTATTTTATCAGCTTGTACATCTATAAATAATGATAGTGCAAATAAACAGCCGGTCGACTATGTAAATCCTTATATGGGCAACATCAGTCATCTGCTTGTACCTACCTACCCTACCATTCATCTGCCAAACAGTATGCTTAGGGTATATCCCGAACGAGCCGATTTCACAGGCGATAATGTCAAAGGCCTGCCATTGATTGTAACCAGCCATAGAGGACGTTCGGCTTTCAACTTAAGCCCATATCAGGGAGCTAAAGAAAATATAAAGCCTGTCATTGCATATAGCTACGACAGGGAAAAGCTGATGCCATACTACTACGAAGTAGACCTGGACGACCAGCAAACGCATATCCAATATGCACCTTCGCATCAATCGGCTATCTACCAGATTGACTTTTCAAAATCCGAAACACCGGCTTATCTTATATTGAATTCCAAAAACGGAGCAATAAAAGTAGAGGACAATGCTGTCAGCGGATACCAAAAACTGGAAAATAATACCAACGTATATATATATCTGGAAACAGAACAAACTCCTGTAGAATCCGGCACATGGAAAGACAATGCCATCGACGAAAGCCAAAGACAGGCTGAGGGAGACAATGCTTTTGTTGTACTATATTACGGAGACAAAGCACAAACAATAAACCTTCGCTATGGTATTTCGTTTATCAGCGAAGAACAAGCAAAGAACAACCTGAAAAGGGAACAAAAAGATTATAACGTAAAACAACTCGCCGATAAAGGACGCGCGATTTGGAATGAGGTTTTAGGTAAAATTAAGGTGAATGGAAACGACGATACAGAGAAATCTGTATTCTATACATCTCTGTATCGTTGTTATGAACGTCCGGTTTGCATCAGTGAAGACGGGCACTATTTCAGCGCCTTCGATGGTAAAGTACACGAAGACGGTGGCAAACCGTTCTATACCGACGACTGGATTTGGGATACTTATAGAGCAACCCATCCGCTACGCGTACTTACTGAGGCAAAAACAGAAATAGACGTTATCAACTCATACCTTCTCATGGCCGAGCAAATGGGTACCAACTGGATGCCTACATTCCCTGAAATCACCGGAGACTCGCGCCGAATGAATTCAAACCATGCCGTGGCCACTGTCATAGATGGTTATATAAAAGGATTGAAAGGCTTCGACCTTGAAAAAGCATATATCGCCTGCAAAAAGGGTATAGAAGAAAAAACACTAATTCCGTGGTCAGGCGCACCTGCCGGATGGCTCGACGAATTCTATAAAGAACATGGCTATATTCCGGCCTTGTATCCGGGAGAGAAAGAAACTGTAGAGAACGTAAATTCGTTCGAGAAGCGCCAGCCTATCGCCGTCACTCTTGGCACGTCTTACGACCAATGGTGCCTTTCTCAAATAGCCAAGGCACTAGGCAAAACAGAAGAAGCTGACTATTACCTGAAATGTTCTTATAATTACAGAAACGTATACAATGCTGAGACAGGATTCTTCCATCCTAAAGATAAAAACGGGAAATTCATCGAACCATTCGATTACCGCTATTCGGGAGGAATGGGTGCACGTGAGTATTATGGAGAAAATAATGGCTGGGTCTACCGTTGGGATGTACCTCACAATGTTGCCGACCTTATCAGCCTCATGGGCGGCAACGAACAATTTATCGCTAATCTGAATCATACTTTCGTAGAACCGCTGGGTAAAGGTAAACCTGAATTTTACGGACAGCTACCCGATCATACAGGCAATGTGGGACAATTCTCGATGGCAAACGAACCGAGCCTGCATATTCCCTACCTGTACAACTATGCCGGGCAGCCGTGGAAAACGCAAAAACGCATTCACACCCTGATAAACCAATGGTTCCGTAACGACCTTATGGGTCTGCCCGGTGACGAAGATGGCGGCGGTACTTCAGCTTTTGTAGTATTCTCTATGATGGGCTTCTATCCCGTAACCCCGGGAATGCCTGTGTATAATATAGGAAGTCCGTTTTTTGCAAATACTAAAATGACAATGAGTAATGGTAAAGTATTCGAAATAGAGGCTCTGAACTATTCTG